The sequence TGCAAGCTAGGTGCCAGGAAACATCTGTATCAAAGCTCCACCTGCAAAGTCGTGAATGATGCTCAGCAGCTGATTGCCTTGCTGATAAAATTCCTGGTTTTCCAAAGAGACCACAATTTGTTTTTGTGTTTGTTATGCTGAAAAATACCTAATATGGTGGTTCCATTTCAGATACTCTCTGATAAAACACGTCAATTCAGTTTGCACGAAGAAATTGTCTGCTATCGAGTTGCCACTAGGTTCCCCATGAAACCACCACCAATTTCGTAGTGTTCTGCTTTGGAAAATCCCACTTCCTTTGCCAGCTTCTCTAATTCTTTTCCTGCAGTTATAGAACATTTTGTTTAACCCATGGACGATGATATCAATCAAAGAAGAGTAACAAGTTTGGAACAACATCAATTTCAAGCAcgaagatatgacatgtgattagAATTATGAAAACCTCTCAGTGGTTCTAGGATTAATTATGGGAACCAAGCACGGTATTTGTTTCTCCACAAGGCAGTAGTTGCAACATTATGTTTACCTCTTTCCCTAACAAATGCAGATGACCACCCAGAAACAGTCAAGTTAGAATCATCGAAGGAAAGAAGCCTAGGTTTTCTATCGAATGAGAATCTTGATTACATATAGTACTAGCAATATAATTCATAACAATCCTGAAACAATTAAATTCACCACAACAGACAAATTGCCAGTAACTATGAGATTCATGTGATGGAATTCATTGGCCAACCCATTAAATAAAATGAAGCCTAAGTCACAGATGACCGGTTAACATTAATATTCAACACCAAGTAGGAACCGCTAATGAAAATTTTAGCATGTAATCCATCCAACTTCAAAGCTACCCTAGCATATAAGAATCTTGGATCACTACATGTGTCACAGTTTTTTCTCCAAGGCAGCTCCATAGAAATTCATTCATGGGCGCTTCTTCATGAGAAGATACAATATAAGTAGAAGGAAAAAATATGACATCAAACCTGTTAAGAATTCATCGATTGATGTTTTCAAATATTTGTACTCTTGTGAAAGGCCATATTCACTTGCAGTAGGAACAACAACATTGTCTATTATCCATTCCtatataacaaaagcagaaatcccAGTATTTATTTGTCATATAAGAATGTAAACAACAATTATGAatgaaaaagagaggaaaaacaAATAGAATAAGATTTCAATAATGACAAACTTGAATTCTATAACTTCACATATAAAATCTATCATCTGGTAAGTACCTGCAACATGTTTACAAGAGATGATGTGCTCTTATTAAAATCTAAAATGGATACTTTTGAACCTACAAAAGAAAGTTAAAGTTAAATAAATTCTTATGACCATTGTCAGACTAACAAAAATAGGATAAGATTAAAAAACCTGGTTTCAGAACCCGAAAGATCTCACGCATAGCTTTTTGTCTATCAATCAGATTACGCAATCCATACCCAATGGTAATAGCATCGAAGTAGCCATCTGAAAAGGGAAGGTCAAGTGCATCACCTTCAATCCACCTGCAAAAAGCACCATGTGTGTGGCACCAgaagaataaaaaggaaaaagaagtcaaACGCTACCAAACCAACTAAATATTTTCAACAAAGCATCTATTTGCTGCTGTGTGTCACAAATCGTCTAGAACAAATACACCTAAGACATAATAGATGCCATTGAGTTTCTAATATAGAATTTAGATACAGTAGATTGCCCAAATTATTCATATTGCTGGAGCTAATTAAGGGCCTGAACGAGCAGATTTTATGTCCTTGCACTGGACAAGCACATCATGTTTCTACTTTCTATTTATAAATGCAACTGTTTCTTACTCAATGTTCTTGTAGCAGGCTTTCCAATATAGGTCTTCACGTCTGGAAGCAACGGACAGTTGCTCTCTTGAGAAATCAAGACCATAAACCTGCAAGTTTGTGAGAACATAGGACTCCCAACTGAGCTTACAGGTCAAAAAGTTTTAACTCAGAAAGTGTGGAAAATAAAGTAGGCTTAAACAActatgatatcttgatacttgaaatGCTTAAACTAGTTCTATAAAACCATTTTGAAAAATACAGTGCATGGTTTGCGGATGACTAATTTCTCAGACAACATAGACACTAAAGTTGAGGATAAAATGAATTTCAAGTAAGTTTCTACTAATTTTGGTTCTCTTATTTTTCCTTGTGAACACAACTTCAAAGAATGCAATATGATGAAATAATTAATAGATACTTCACAACTAAGAACAGATGGACCAGTAGTTGAGTTTCCAAATTGTTGTCCAATACATATATAGGCAAACTGAGTTGTTTCTTGTGAATATACAAAGTCTCCACTAATTACTTTCCAGTTTTTGCACCTTCGTAACATATTACTATTACCATGAGAAAAAGTAATCTCAAGATAGCAAAAGAAAAGGAACATAACCAACCAAAAAATCAGAGTTAAAGAATGTCATTACCACCTACCAGGCTCTTTGTCCAGCTAAAGAGACCAGTGGCATCGGGATTGGGCTTAATGATGATGCTAACACGAGTGAGGACCTAATTTGAGAAGATCACCTCAATGTTAAGATGGTTTACTTGCCACAGCGTGTCACCATGCTCCGGTACATGCATGACTTCCCTTGGCACTAGATGACCCATATGGGACATACCCTTGACATGGCACTATGCCCTTGTGCCCCTACCTTATCGGCACAGATTCACCTAGCTGGCACAAGCAAACTCTCATACAATGCAAACCAATTCCATCGCTGTGGGAGTAGTGTACGATCTTACCGTTGTTGTGGTAGTAATGCACAGTCCTAGATTGCTGAATTTTATTTCCATCCAACCATATCAAGAGAAGAAAAGTATTTTCTCAATTTGATCATATAAGATTCCTAAATAACAAGCATTCTATCTAATCTaaatttcatgatgcattttgtaGCTTGTTGTCCTTTTATTTCAAATTTCTACAGGAAATATTGTAGGTGGTTCCATGATGGAAGATCATTTAAAGATGCTAAAATTAAACAACAAAGAGGGTCAAGAATGTTCGATGAACCAACAATGGTTAAATCCTGTTCACAGAAGTTGAAAGGACACAGATAAGATAGATGACTGCTTAAAGGAAGATTCCTTTGAAGAACTAATCAAGGTTTTCAAATGGTCTAGAACTCCTATACAGAACAAACCCATCAAACATTGTGCATCATCTATGAGAGCCACCTGTATTAACCAGCCTGAAGGAATGCAACCTTTGCATCCGGTCATAAGCTCAATTCAAGTATGCTGGTCGCGTCCTGCAGCAGAATGGATCAAGCTGAACACAGATGGGGCCTTTGAGGCCCATTCAAAGATGGGAGGTGCGGGTTTTGTGCTTAGGAACAGTGCTGCCAGATGTCTTCTTGCTGGTTGCAGATTTCTACTTGCAGGCAGCTCTTGGGCGAATGAATTTTTGGCAGTCAAGGAAGAAATCTCGGCTGCAATCCAGCTGGGTGTAAATAAGCTACTCATTGAAACTGATGCGGGATGGATTGTAAAAGTTTTGAACAAGGAGGAGGAATCTCCTCCTTGGTTCCTTCTTAATTTTCTTCGTGAGATTTTTGCTCTACTCAACTTGATCATCGAGTGGAGGGTGATAAACACCTTTGGAGAAGGCAACCAGTGTGCCCACTGCTTGCTTCTTTTGCTAAAAGGTCCAAATCAGATCACATTTGGATGCAGGATTGACATCCTGACTTTCACTGTATTTTGCGCTTGGATGAGCAAGCTGTAACTTGTAATCGGCTTTTGAGTTAGTATAGTTCTTctctttttggaaaaaaaaaaattgtgtatcATCATATCAAATCCAAATGATAAGGAATGGAAAAAATGGTTTGAACAGAAGAAAATTAGTACGGTATATAAACTTAATGTAGTTTAGGACTAAGAATCACAGCACCTTTCTCAGAGAGGGTAATCCTTTCATGAAATGCAACACCAAAACTTTGCACAACATTCCATCAATTACTCTCTTAAGTAGCATATTGGCACAAATTGTCAATGAGCAAGCAAATATGTTAACTGTACGAGTTATTTTCCTAACGATTTTCCCTTTAGTGGTGTTCATGTTCAACCTGAAGCTTATAGATTCAGTTTCTGTTCGTCCTCTTCTCTGGATATGATCAAAGAATGTAAACTCAGGACGATTGAGCAAAAGCAGTTCCAAAGGCGCGTCCCCAACATGAACACCCAATATAAAAATCTAAATGAAGTAGAAATGAACAAAAGAATGAAGTGGGAAATGCAAGAGACAGAGGAAGGATGGAATCGATGGACAAACGCACCTCTCCTTCGGTTCCGACTTTCTGGGAGAGAAAAAATACCAGATCGCCGCTCCCGCAGCACAAATCAAGAACCCGATTCCCTCGTTTCGCCCTACTTGAATGCGGTAattgtgaagaagaagaagaagaagaagaagaaggaaaagaaagcgaGAAAGGAAACAAAGGCTATGAGAAGAGAGATAGTAAAGCAAGAGAAAAAGCCAAGAAAAGAAATCCACCCGCTCCAGGAGACGCACATCCTTTTCCAGGAGCGATGCTGTCCCAGGCTCAGCATGTCATTGAGCTGCCAAATTCCTTCCGTTATCATAgctaaaaagaaagaaaggaaggaagagagagaggcaGAGACAGAGGTGAAGGGTCGAGGAGATGAGGAGCGCGATGGCTTACGTTGTCGTAGACGGGAGCGATGCGGTTAAAGAGAGCATGGCGTTCAGCGGAGCAGCGGACCCGATTGTTCCCCAGCCGCCGccgcggcggaggaggagagcgaagaaggaagaggaagggtcGTCGTGGAAGCCCTAAAGAGGAGCAACGAATAGGGAGCGACGACGGAGCCCAGGAGGCGGAGTGGAGATGGCGGACGGCAGACGGAGGCGGTGCAGGACCGTTAACAGCACCCATGCCGACGAAAATGCGAAAGAATGGAGTGGATGGGCGATCTCTCGCATGTGTGGCCGGGCGCAGATGATGgcgtattatttattattattattattattattattattattattattattattattattatcatcatcattattattattattattattattattattattattattactattattattattattattattattattattattattattattattattattattattattattattattattattattattattattattattattattattattattattattattattattattattattatcattattattattattatcattatcattatcattatcattatcattattattatcattattattattattattattattattatcattatcattatcattattattattattatcattattatcattatcattatcattattattattattattattatcattattattattattattattattattattatcattattattattattattattattattatcattattattattatcattatcattattattattattattattattattatcattattattattattattattattatcattattattatcattattattatcatcatcatcatcatcattaaaaCCAAGATCCGGTTTTATTTTTAACTAAACTTTGTTTAATCCATTGGGAGTGAGAAGTCCGATAAGTTGTTACCTCATTACCGATATTGTGAGTTGAGATATTTAGCTACCAATTTACATGAATCAACTCTAAGACAATTAACCTCTTTGGTCGACCTAAAAATGTCTTTATCAAGATTTTGAGACAGCAAGGAATAACCCTTCCTTTACAAAGATAAAATTCAATCTTTCCTAATCATTATGAAAAGAATGAGATTGATCAAAAAATAATACCGGCGCTTGTGTGGCACCAAATCGATCTAACAACACTTTTATCTAGTAAATCATATATCGCACCTACTTATCAAACATTAAGCGTTCAAAATCTTATCTAAACTATTTTGAATGTACTTATTAACCTAGCTAATAAAGTGGATAGAGAGAGACAGGTATCCACGATTCATGGTCATCGTCTCTTACTTCATGCTGCCAAATAGACAAAACCTGTGGTTCTACCTCCCAGTGAAACTCGCCAGGAAAAtgaatcaattatgacaaagaaaAGCTCCTTCATGATTCTCCATGTCATCTACATTATTACTATTCGCGAGCAGTTCtcgtaatattatatatatatatatataaatcaatcttactctagaagaagaagaagaagaagaagaagtggatttGCTCAGTTATCTTCTCCAGGATCCTTTGCCAACTATAAGCAGAGAAGCATAGAGAAGCTCGTTCCATGAATCAGGTATTCCAGGCAAACACCAGTGGCTGCAGTCCTGAGACTTCTCGGCAGCAATTTGCTCTTCCACTGACATATATTTCTTTCTGTATATAGATGGGTGCCCATCCTTCCTATAATCTGTCAGCCTACTGATGTTAAGATATATAACTGGAGTCCTCGTCTGTTTTAGAATTTGCTCCACAACTCTCATCTTCGATGGGTACTTGGAGAGATAAGATTGGTTAAAGATTGGCTCAGTTTCTTTATGACACTGCCCTCCGGAATTCCATTGACCTCCCCTGCAAAGAATCAAAAGGTTCCAGTATGTACACCCAAAAGAGAAAGATCAACATGATAAAAAACATATGCCCAAAATAATCTGCTTATGTATGAAAATGATCAATATGTACACACAAAATAGACTTTACATGCAAATCTAATGTTCATGTCTTTGTATATCCATATGGGCCCACTCAAATACAGGGCCTTTGTCAACCAGGCAAGCTGTTTATCTTGTGAGAAGAACATACACTCTACAAAAAATGTACTCAAAGACGGCGCATTTGTCGAGCAGGCAGCCCATCGATATTATGAGAAGAACATGCATTCTCTTAATATGTAACATATCCGAGAAGTGTCTGtctaatatatatacatgcagaTCATTTACCAAGAGTTGGCCGATAATCTTTAAAATTTAAGTTCCTGTTAATTAAGATAATGATATCCTGTCTCATTTACAGATCTGAGTAACACAAAGCGGGTATCCAATTGATTTACAGGCTTGACTCAATAGTTTGTGATCTTTTTGTTGTATCATTAATCAGTCACTACAGGACCACCGAGTTGGTCCTCTGGTGCACCTAATAGCATTCATTTGTAAAGTTATTGATCAATTAACAGAGAGATTGCCGATCTGGGCATTTACTTGATGTTCCAAATTGATTTACTAAAAAAAATTGACCATATTACAATAAAAATGACTACTGAGGGACTTGTAAAATGTGTATCATTTAGTAAAAGCAACCATCATTCAGCAGCATACATAGATATATGAACGAGTATATTGCAATCCTCGGTATGACTCCGGAAGATATCCATTCAGCAACCTAGTTCTTTCAAGTAACAAAGTCATCTCTCAACCACATTGTTGAAGGTTATCAACTAATAATCACCACATTTTGTTAACTTTTACCAATACATGATTCACCAAGTTTATCTTTTATTAAAGCATCATGAAGGAGAAAGCTTGTCAATTATAGATAAAGGAAGTAGAATAAGACTAATATCCCCGTTTTTTAGGAAAAATAAAACTTTTGCAAACTTATTCTATTCAAAGTAATAATAATCTTGTAATCGAGCACGTAAAaatgaatttttttcttcttcttctttctcttctgaaGCAAAGTTgatttcttttccctcttctaatTTAAGCATCTTTTAATAGAATTTTGTAGAACTGTTAGATAAATGAGAAGGTAATATTCACAACATTATTTTGACTTCTATGTGATGTAACAAGTCGGAGCTTCAAAAAGGCTCTAAGCACCCAATGCGATGCATATGTAAGCACATATAGATGAGATGATCCTACAACTGAGAATATACAAGAATGGAGGACCAGATACTGGGATCAAGAAGGTTAAAGAGGGCAGAAATATTATGATAACTTGCAGGTTCTGCAGTTCAACTAGCAAAAAAGAAAGCAGATGTGTTTTTAAGTGTAGGTTCAGGAATGTATTCAAAATGTCATGTTCGATGCAAAGTCCAAGTGGAGAAAAATGTGGagacatcaaaaatatttttattaatttgaatGTGTTAAGATCTATTCATCAAGCATTAATGAATAGGAAAGTGATATGCCTATCATAAAATAATTCAGGCTACTTTGTGCACAGCATCTAGTACCTAAGAGTTGTATGCCATTTCCAAATCAGGCATAAAAAATCCTTCAAAGCACGAGGCGGGGAAATCTTCTCAACTTGATTGCATCCTGATAATTCTGTTCAGGGTAAGTTCTCTTCCGTTTGATTTGGACATGTCAAACTACATTTACAAGATTATAGCATGACTATAGTTTTTGAAGGACTTCCATCTTCCATATTTTGATAAGGGAGAAACTCTTGAAGTTGATTATGGACATGTAAATTAAATGAGCTTATTTGAAAAGCTCTACTGACTTTTTCCTGTGTCCTCACTCCATCTCCCATTCCCCTGCCACTTTTTGAATTTTTATCAATTTCTACAAGGCCTGCCTAATATGTAGTGTTTAGTTTACCTTGACCTAGTTTAGCATAAAACATTTCAGAAGAGTCAAACAATAAAAAGAGAACTCCATAACAGAAAGTCTTTAAACCATAAGCTCTACTGCCCTTTTCTCTTCTATTTTGTTCTATAGTTGTTTCTAATGCAATATTATTGTCCCTAATAACAGTTCAGAAAAACATGATTCAAGTTCTGCATTCTTCTCTTATTCACTAGTAAGAAGTCATGcaacaaaaaattattaatgtTCAGAATTGGCAATGTTATATTTGTAGACTAGAGGCAGATTTCTAGCTTTTCCAATTCAGAATTTGCCACCAATCATAAAGAGAAACATTGCACATAGTTCAAATTTTAGCACTACCTGAAATGGGTGAGAGAATATCCTCTGAAAACAACTTGAGTTTTACTGGAATCAATGTTCATGTCAATCCATCTAGACCAAGTGGTAAGAGCCTTCTTGTAGGCTTCCATGACTTTCAGAACTGGATATACATGATTTCCTTCTTGATAATAGTTTCTTCTGTCAGTTACATAAATTAGAGTCAAAAACATATATAAGAATTATTGTTCACAACTAAAAATGATATGGTAATCAATTTTTAATTATGTGATATCTTAAACATAAAGGAAAATGCATATAGACCAGCAatgatttctcataattataaaaTATCCCCTCCTCCATCAGTATTGCAAGATGTTTTTCCTTTAATCAAGATAAGATCACTCTTGTTTATAACTGTTTCATACTAATGTGGCAAAATATTTGTCCAAAGCTCCACTAATCATATATGTTGCATTATGATAAATGTTCCAAATAGTACGATACCCTCAttctcttcctctctcctcttttcATCCTGCAAATTCTTTGTAGTGAATGGTTATGGAGGATGAGGTGGTTCAAAATAGTGGCATGGAGAAGGCAAGATGGCGTTAGCGTCAGAGGCAGATAAAGAGAGTCAATAAAGCATTACCTACTATTATGGAGTAATTAAAGGCAGTGGTGGAGGTGGATCTAGGTCTTGGATGAGGTGTAGCAACTCTGTCAGAAATGGCAGAAGTGACTGTAGGACAAGGTAGAAGAGTCAAATTGGAGGTGGCAGTGGACTTCCATCATGGAACTAGTGgaggaaaaaaatgaaaatagaagCATGAGGAACAATACAAAATGCATGACCATCAAATCAGTAACCCATTGTTCCTTCATATGAAAGTGATAATGTTCGTTTTTTATTGCTTAAAAATATCAACAAGGAGAGGGAACATAAATATGAGAAATCATGGGATTTTTATGCAAGTTTCTTTTTAATCAATGACAATTATTGCAGTCACCATAACATTAGTAACAAAAATATTGGTTTTACTACAACATATGCAAGAAAACGAACCGTAGGCCACATTTTCTGAGTACTCACCCTCTAGACGTTTGCTCATGAGTCCACCAGTGACCTGTGTTGAAAACTATAACATCTGCTTCACGGTACGCTAAAGTTGTTTCATCCAAAATATCCAATCTTAGCCTCTCATCCTCGGACCCATGTACATTCTTATACTGCATCTCTCTTACTAGAAATGGTGATCGTACAAAATCAACAGAGCACTGATAATCCTATAATGAGGTTCAAAGCAATAAGATGGAACTAAAAATATTTGGAAACCAAGAAGACTTAGCAACAAATAGAAAGTTCAATTACCTCAAATCTGAAGGAATAGTAACCTTTGTATTTGAAATGGTTTCTTCTGCCTTTGACTTTAAATTGGCTTCTCCCAGAAACTTCATATACTCTTTTTTTGTTACTAATACTGTGTCGAAGAATGCAAACTAGAGACTCCCACATATTTCGATTGAGTGAATCACCAACAAAAACTAACCTTTTGCCTCTCAATCTTCCTAGAAAATCACTTGCATTCAATCTGTTAGAAGATCTAAAGAAGTGATGACtacattttataattttttgggGGGTTGCAAGTATAATAAACTGAAAGCGAGCATAGAGAAATCAGTTGCTAACTCTCACAATTTTCCCTAGATTGAGATTCTCATGTGATGCTAAATATTTTCACATGTTGCGTGCATGTATCTGGACACAATGAAGGATTGGCTGCCAGAGTGTCAAATGTGCCAAGGAGATAAAAAAGATAAACCAGGAAAAGGAATAGAAAATAACTAAgtatttgttaattatttaaattttgcaAGGCAAATGTATGAAACCAAGGAACATTGTCAACAGTGCCAAAGAATATATTAGTATTATTACACCTTTTCTTTAATAACAGAGGGGTCAACACCCATCTATTACCTAGAGAAGCACCAAGGATTGGAACTCAGACTCTTTTCTAAATGAAGGGATGAACCAGTAGGATAAGGGCTGGTTGGGTAGGAAATATGTTCCACAGATCAAAAAATTTTCTAAAGTTGATTTAATTCAATTTATGATCACTATACCATGTAATAGTGCATCTGCATGAGGATAAAATTTAGCATAAAATTCTCATAATCACTGATAGGGAGGATATTATTGATTAACCATCATTCGACACGTATCCTCTGCATGGCGTCTAGGTTGGAAGAAGGAGACAAAAACTGCCTCTCATCGTCTGCCCACGTGGGAATGGGTCAAAGGCAGATAGTTATGGGCTATCTCTAACCTTGTTGTCTACGTGGAAAAGATATCAAATTAAGGTTGTTAAAGACGGTCAAAAATTATCCCCCAAAAAATATTCCACAGAAAATGTTATCCCTTCACTACTAAGTATAAAAGCTCACTTTTAACTTAGTCAATGGGTCACTTTTTACCATTGGCAACTGCACTCATCTACCTCGGGTTACTAATTTGGGCACCTCGCTCTTTGTGCAGGTGGCACCTCAAACAATCTCCTTAGGAGCTCAACGTTTTCACCTCGGAGGCACCTCGGACAATTCTGTGCACACAGGTTTGAACCACGTCGGGCTAACTCGGATGTCAACAACATCGTCTGATAACATATTTGGCATTAGAAGAAGAGCCTAATGTCGCAAGAACGCCCGACCGCTGATCCTCTCAATGAACACTCGAGCGAAAAGGTTCTACCCCTGAACCATAGTACTTTCACCCAGGGATTGTTGTACCGCCTGAAACGATATGGTTTTGGTAGTACCTATCAGTTCGAGCATGGACCGATACACGGACCACCTTGTTTCGGGTGGTctgtattaaaataataaaaaatcaaaaagtggtGGGCCTCGTCCATTTCAGCattaaaaaatacatatattaGGCTCTTCTCGCGTACGAAGTCGTGGCACTGCCTCTTCGCCACTGCAATGCTGTAGCGGCACTATCTCTTCGCTGATTCATCATTGCGATGCTGCAAGGGTGCTGCCTCTTCACCGGATGCAGTGGCGCCGCCTCTTCGTCACTTCGTCATTGCAATGTTGCAATGGCATCGCCTCTTCACCGTTGTGATGCTATTGCTTCCCTTAGTGCTGCTTCCCAAGTTTTGttactcttcttctcctccttttctttcgttttcttcttcattcttcctttctccttcttcctcctctgttcCTCCACCGGACCTTCTTCTtcaacctctttttcttcctcatcgAAACATTAGTACACACCAATGTTTTGTGTGTCAATACACCGGTATGGAGTGGCACGTGCCATGCCATCAACCAGCCGGCACACTGGCTCGGATCGGTAGGTCAAACCTTGCTTTCACCCAAGGGGGGCAAAGCCACCCTTTCCACATATTGGTGCATCCACCTCGATGTAGACTCCAAAATGATACTAGCACCTATTCAACGACCCGAGTCTCTCATCCGAGGGACAGCCTCAAGCCACCTCCTCGAACGAGCTACCAACCCCTTTTTTGGGTGTGCCCAAGGTACGTTGGTCGGGCATCCTTACTCCCCCTCAAATAAGTGATCAAAGGGGCATAAGATCGACGTGTCATATGGGTCGGATGTCATGCTTCAAGACCCTCACTAAAGAACCCCCGAAGCACGCCCTCGTGGGGGGACAAATGATAGGGAGGATATTATCGACCAACCACCATCCTACATGTGTCCTCcgcattgtcacgaacggtcgtcgcgaactcgcaacaacttcgttcaacaaaccgttcgtcgcttttgcatgcttgaacagagacatggtagcctgttttgccttggttttgtatgtttttgcttgtaaaatgttaggactctagctaggagagtcctaattgagagggacattcatgtaaaactgttaggactttagctaggagagtcctaattaagagggacattctgttaggactctatctaggagagtcctaattgagagggacattctgttaggactctagttaggagagtcctaattgagagggacattcatgtaggaggttttttcttagagaagaattaggagttgtaagggaataggagtcttgagtaggagtcctattaggagttggttagaagtaagagtcttaagtaagagtcctattaggagttagggtttagaagccctataaatagccatgtattcctcctcttttctcaagcaatagatgaatcttttctgcagcctttgagcagcaacttggagggaggaacccctatagagttccaaggaggccgatcccctaaagagatcaaccccaagtttagaatctgcaagggttctaacataaacatacatgttcgaacaggttgtaGTGCACAGTGCAACCGCTCACCGCGccgggccaaaaagccccaaaatggctccgtttttacgtgccacgggctgttttctgcagcccgctgcagcgtgcgaaatgtcagccatctcagcaccttggaaccctccGGGTGGCacggggctggatggggcttcggtatattgtcgggcgttgaataatcttcacaagttcgcacgttttcttgacaggaacttgccttcgcgctcggcacccggtgagcagctgtttgtggacttgcagttgttcgttcaaccttcta comes from Musa acuminata AAA Group cultivar baxijiao chromosome BXJ3-3, Cavendish_Baxijiao_AAA, whole genome shotgun sequence and encodes:
- the LOC135583427 gene encoding 2-phytyl-1,4-beta-naphthoquinone methyltransferase, chloroplastic-like isoform X1 — encoded protein: MGAVNGPAPPPSAVRHLHSASWAPSSLPIRCSSLGLPRRPFLFLLRSPPPPRRRLGNNRVRCSAERHALFNRIAPVYDNLNDMLSLGQHRSWKRMCVSWSGAKRGNRVLDLCCGSGDLVFFLSQKVGTEGEVYGLDFSREQLSVASRREDLYWKACYKNIEWIEGDALDLPFSDGYFDAITIGYGLRNLIDRQKAMREIFRVLKPGSKVSILDFNKSTSSLVNMLQEWIIDNVVVPTASEYGLSQEYKYLKTSIDEFLTGKELEKLAKEVGFSKAEHYEIGGGFMGNLVATR
- the LOC135583427 gene encoding 2-phytyl-1,4-beta-naphthoquinone methyltransferase, chloroplastic-like isoform X2, yielding MGAVNGPAPPPSAVRHLHSASWAPSSLPIRCSSLGLPRRPFLFLLRSPPPPRRRLGNNRVRCSAERHALFNRIAPVYDNVYGLDFSREQLSVASRREDLYWKACYKNIEWIEGDALDLPFSDGYFDAITIGYGLRNLIDRQKAMREIFRVLKPGSKVSILDFNKSTSSLVNMLQEWIIDNVVVPTASEYGLSQEYKYLKTSIDEFLTGKELEKLAKEVGFSKAEHYEIGGGFMGNLVATR